CAGTttgtatgaaataaaaatatgggaAGCAATTCAACAGCAACTCAACACACAACGAAAGAAAAGCACTTATTCGCTTACAGAACAAAGTGCAAAGGACCTGAGCAGCCCTGCTAATAATGTGCCGGGGGGGGGATTTAAGTGCTCAGCGGGTCACAGCGGGGAGATCGGAACCGCAGCGGCCACACGCTTTGCACAGGCTGTCACAACAACAACACTGCCCGGCTCCTGCAGGCAcacctacctacctacctacccGCCTCGGGGCTGGGCACCGACCTGTCCCTGCCGCCTCTCCGGGCCTCCTCCCGCCACCGGCCGCTTTCTAGGGCCGAGGCGGGTTCCTAGGGCCCGGGCAGGACCACCCCAACCGGGCTCCCCAGGCGTGCCGAGCTCGCCACTCCGCCCCGAGGCCCGGGCCCGCTCCGCCGGCACGCCCGGGCGGACGCTGCGTTCCGCTCCGTTCCGCTCCGCTCGGCGACGGGGCGGGCTGGGGCTCCGGTTCGGGCCCCGCCGCGTCCCCTCGGTGCGGGCTGAGGCCGATCGCGCCGCAGGTCCGgagcgggaggaggaggaggaggaggaggagcggCCGGGCCGGGTCGGACCGGACCGGACCAGGCCCCGCGCGGCTGAGGCGGCCGCCAGGCCGCGGCGTTTCCTGCAGGCCCCGCCCGCCCCTACTCACCGTCCCGGGCCGTGCCCATGAGCTGGTCCAGCAGGGCCCGCATCTGGGCCTGGGCCGACATGGCGAACGTGGGGCCGGGCCGCGGGGAGCGGCGAGcgggagggaagaagggaaagagggagggaggctcCGGGCTGGGCCTGGGCCTGGGCGGCGGCAGCGGCTCCGGCCTCAGCGGCGGCGATGGGAACGCGAGGGCAGCGCTGGGCGGAAACGGCCCCGCCCCGAACCGAGGGGCACGGCGGGAGCGGTAGTACCGGGGCGGGAAGGGGAACGGGAGTGGGAGTGGGAGTGGGAATGGGAGTGGGAATGGGAACGGGAGTGGGAGTGGGAACGGGAGTGGGAACGGTAATGGGAGAGAGAATGGGAATGGGAACGGGAATGGGAGTGGGAACGGGAGTGGGAATGGGAACGGGAGTGGGAACGGGAGTGGGAGAGAGAATGGGAATGGGAGTGGGAATGGCAATGGCAATGGGAATGGGagtgggaatgggaatgggaatgggagcgagaatgggaatgggaatgggaaCGGAAGTGGGAATGGGAACGGGAGTGGGAGTGGGAATGGGAGTGGGAGTGGGAGAGAGAATGGGAACGGGAATGGGAACGGGAGTGGGACTGGGAGTGGGAATGGCAATGGGAGTGGGAGTGGGAATGGGAGTGGGAGTGGGAGAGAGAATGGGAACGGGAGTGGGAGTGGGAATGGCAATGGGAGTGGGAGTGGGAGAGAGAATGGGAACGGGAATGGGAACGGGAGTGGGAGTGGGAGTGGGAGTGGGAGTGGGAGTGGGAATGGGagtgggaatgggaatgggCGGGGAGGGGTCCGGGCTGTTGGGGCGGGTTTCGGTCTCCTCTCCCAAACAACAAGTGATGGAAGGAGAGATAccgggctggggctgagccaggGGCAGGTTGGATGTTcaggaacaatttctccctggaaagggttgtcagggcctggcccaggctgcccagggcagggctggagtccccatcatccctggaggggtttcagagcctggggatgtggggatgagggacatggggtgggggtggcactgctgggttggactcggtgatcttcCAGGTTTTTTCCAACTCGAACGATCCTGTGACTCGATGTCACAGCATGCCGGGCTGTGCTGAGCCGTGCCAGCTCACACCGAGCCATGCCAAGCAGTACCAAACCACACCAAGCCATGCCAAGCAGTACCAAACCACACTGAGCCATGTCAAGCAGTACCAAACCCTCCCATCCGTGCTGGGCCATGCCAAGCAGAGCCGTGCCAGGCGGTGCCGGGCAGTGTCTGCTGgtgccaggagcagccccagggtgcccGTGCCTCCTTATCAGCTCCCACCCACCGTGtttgcccagccctgcccgggCAGGACAGCGGCTGCTCCCCCggctgctgctcccaccccGGCGTTGCCAGTGTGAGTGTTTGGAGAGGGGACAGGCAGCGCTGCAGGGTGCCcagggggtggggtggggtgggtgaCACCCTCCTCATCAATGCCGGGGGCTGGAGACCCCCCTGGTCCACCAACCCCCACTCCTCAGAGCTCAGGAGAGGGTGCAGGGGGGGTtagagggagcagagcaggagctgtggtcACCACAAGGGCAGGGGAACAGGacagctctggagcagggctCTGGTTGTCCCCATGGCCCATGTGCCACCCTCTGAGTGTCCCCAGCACAGGTGGTGATGCAGTCAGGCACTGTGTCAGCCGCTCACCATCTCACACCCTCCAGCTGCCATGGGCAGGCTGTCCCATGTCCCCTGGCCATGCTGTGTCCCTGGCCACCCTGTGTGTCCCTGGCCACCCTGTGTGTCCCCAGCCACCCTGAGTGCCCCAGCAGCCTGTGTCCATGCCCCTGGCATGCTCTGTGCTGCCCCAGATGGCTCCTCTGGGGCCAGGACAAGGATGGTACCTATGGCCACAGCCACCTGGGGACAGAAGCTGTTCACAGTTGTCACTGTCCTCGGTCACAGACTGggccagcacagccacagggcCGTAGCAGAAGCACAGTCACCCCAGCTCTCCATCCACAGTGACAACGCTGCCATCCTGGGTGCTCTCCCCACTGgggagctgctcctcacacaGCATGTCCCTGTCTCTCTGCCTGCAAAAGCCACTATCCCCAAACACCCAGACcccacccagcacagcaccccAAAGCACCTCTCCCACCAGCCACGCCGCTGGGGCTGTGTCCTGACACCCCAAAAGGTCCAAACCCCGTGGAGATGTGGGGTCTGGGCCCCACTGAGAGCCTCCACCcgctgcagccaggctggcagtgcCTGTTTGCAGAGGCATCGCTCGATACACAGAATGTTCTTCACAAGATCCCTACTCCAGGAGTCAAAATAgcatgaaatttaattttacgCCTATTTGATAAAGCTTGATTTCACCTCCAATCAGCGGGGAGATAAGAGCCCTCGGCACAAGTGCGCGGGCAGTTTGGCAGCTGGGGCTGCCGATTTAATAGGTGAATTTACAGGAACAACACTCGAAAATCCCCTGGCTAGTGAACCATTAAGGTGAGCTCTGCCTTCCGTCCCCACGTCCCTCCCCGCGCCGCTCTCCCGTTGCCGGGTGCTAAAGCAAACCCCAGCTCTGTTTACTGAGTCTACTATTACAATACAGCCACCAAATATTTGCCAGCCAGCAGCTCGCTGCCCTGCTATAAATACTTCAGGCCCAGGTGGAGGGACGGCGAAGGGGAGCAGCGCGGGAGCCTATGCATGGCCGGGCGGCCGCCCCGAGGTGAGTGCTGAGGGAGATGCCCTCCTGCACACAAAGGTTTCTCCAGGTGAGGATCCGGTGGGACAGGCTGGGaggctcccagccctgggaggcTGAGCCCTCGGGCAGCGTGGAGGCAGGATTGGGGGTCCCACGGTGGCCACGGCACAAAGAGGAACGGGTGGTGACTCCAGAGATGGCAATGATGCTGTCTCGGGCTGGGTGCGGGGCTCAGCTCCGTGGCAGGAGTTGTATTTGTCCCCCAGTGTTTGTCACCTGCCCCAAGACCCTCTCAGGGCCGGGCTGGGGTGATGGCAATGCCAGGCATGTGGCTGGGAATGCCTCATGgcaaggcagggctgggacCTCAAGGCACAGGTAGCACCAACTACAGAGGGGTCTCATCCAGCTCAGAACAACCCAGCCACAACCAGAGCCCAGCAGAATGGTGCAGGATGGTAGCTGGGTCTGCCACACCACAAGGAAACCTGTGGGGACATTGCACAGGCAGGGAATGGGCCTGAGCAACCCAGGGACCCGGTGTCCAGGGTGACAGGGACAGCTCAGCCCAGGGTGGCAGGGGATCAGCCCTGTTCACCTCCACGTGCAGCCCCAGGGTGAGAGGGAGCATCCTGCTGCCCCCCAGTTCTGAGGGACATCCCCAGTGCCTCATGGCTCAGGGGGACATCCCCACTGTCCCACTCCCACGACCTGGTGAGGAATGCCCACAGATCAGTGGGaacatccctgctgccccaggtgCCATGACTCAGTGGGGACATCCCTGATGTCACAAGGTTCAGCGAGGATGTCACCACTACTCCATGTCCCAGGGCTCAGTGGGGatgtccctgctgccccatgGCTCAAGGCTTTTGCCCTGCTTGCCCCATGTTCCCTGTCTTGCTGGGGACATCCCCACCACCCCACAACCCATGGGAGGTCCCcatgccctgcagcctccccatgCCCGTGGCACGGCATGACACTGTCCCCCTGCCACCTCGGGACCAAGTGTCTCAGCAGGTGCTGGGGTGCTGCCACCCTCAcccagctgtccctgcccacaggGTGACTCCGGGGCCCGCAGTGCCCCTGCGTGCTGACATGGCTGCGGGTGTCATCCGTGCCCTGCCCGAGCTGCGGATGCCCTCATCCTTCCCAcacagcctcctgctgcccGCACGCCCCGAGCCCGACTTCCCCGatctccctgaggaggaggaagaggaggaggaggaagaagaggaggaggagacatTGGAGGAGAGCGCGGGCGCGGAGCTGGCTGTGCCCAGCACCCCCGAGAccaccctgcagctcctcaagTTTTCGGAGCTCATCAGCTGTGACATCCAGCGCTACTtcgggcggcggggccgggaggAGCCCAGCACCAGCCGCACCGTGCCCGAGGACTGCGGCTCTCCTCAGCGTGCCCAGGCCCAGCCCGAGGTTCCGGTACCGCCGGGCAGCCCCGGGGCTCGGTTGGGACCGCTGGCCGAGCTCTTCGAGTACGGCGTGCACCGGTGTCTGCCACCCCGGGCGGCCGGCGGCAAAACGCAGCGGCTGGAGAGGAAATACGGGCACATCACCCCCATGCACTGCAGGAAGCTGCCGCCCTCCTTCTGGAGGGAGCCGGGGCCCGGCCCCAGCGGCCTCCTCCACGCCGGCACCCCCGACTTCAGCGACCTCCTGGCACACTGGACGGTGGAGCCGGGGCTGGAGCTGCCGGGCACCGGGCGGGAGCCGCCGCCCCAGCCGGGTCGCTCGGGGCTGGAGGCTGAGCCCTTCCCTGGGCTGTGACCCCACGGTGGCCCCGGGGGCCCCCAGCCTCGCCACGTGCCGCCCGGTTAATGATAAACCCCAGCGGCACCGGTGCCAGCGCCACGGCACCTGGAGCCGCCGGGTCGGTGCCGGTGCTGATGGGACGAGTGAATAAATGACTCCCCGCCAGGCACCGGCGCCTCTGGTGTCCTTTGCCGCCCCACCACGCGTGACCGAGGGGCGCCTCGGCTCGTCCCCAGCAGCCCCCGCCAGTGGCTCCCATCCCCTTATCGCGGTTCTGCCGGGGCAAAGGGCGCCCTGGGGCCTCACAACGCGCCCGGCTGCCGGCGCCCACCGCCTCCCAGACCCCCACGGAGAACCGGGCTGACCCACAGCACCCCGCAGCCGGACCAGGCTCCCCCCGAACCCTCCGCAGTTACCAGGGCCCGCTGGAGGCATTCCCTGCCCGGCCCAGGCTCTTTGTTGGcttgaaagggaaaagcagcagagaaggggCAGCAGCCCCCCACCCTGAGCACTCGGGTCCTGCCGGGGGCTGTGGAAGGTGGGGGAGCCTTGGTCTCCCTCCCTACAGCCCCCGCAGGTTGTGccctcccagccagccctggtgctgagcCTGGGCAACAGGActgagggaagaagggaagcaAGAAACAGGCAGCATCACAATAAAAGTACAAACAGGCTTTATTTGAGCACACTATCCCACAGTCGAAAGCCCTCCAGGCACCAGATCGCCCAAGCTGCCTaagggaggagggggcagccccGAGGCAGGGCAGGGGTGAGGAGCAAGGATGGTGGGAGATGGGAGAGatgccagggctgcagccctcCTCATCACCCACGGGAGTGCAGGCTCAGCTCCCTCCCCCTGGCCAGAtccagggctgggggtgggttttgggggggtctgGCAGGGCCCAGGCTCCTGGAAAGGGTCAGAATAAGCTGCAGCAAGTGCAGAAACACCCAGGGAGTGGAGCCCAGCATGGGAGGAGAGGTGGCAACAAGGgtgggaggagggcaggagtgCCAGAGGGGGACAGAGGATGCAGGACCAACACTGccccagagcaggcagctctCCCCTCCTTGCCCTGAACACCAGCAGTGTCTCCCCAGTTGTGAATTAGGGTGAGAGCAGCCAAGAGAGCCAAAAAAGagcaagaggcagcagctgctgaaccAGGGGAGCCCTTTTATTGCACAGCCGAGCAGGGCATGGGCCCCTCCTCTGGCCCAAGGGGCAAAGAGGCAAGAGCCTGACCCAGAGCTCGGCCCAATCCAGCCAGGAGGAGCACAGGGCAGAGGGAACGGGGCCCTGGGAGCAGAAGGGAGCCCCACAATGTCCCCTCTGCTCACCACACAGGccctgcagcaggggctggggcagggctaGGTTCTGGATAAAGCCCAGGCTGGGTGGGTGAGGTGATGGAGGCCATGTaccatggcagaggggctgtgccCAGCTCAGCCCACTGAGGCACACTCCAGCCTTCACCCAACCCTCAGGGAGAGCCAACGCCAGCAGCTAATGGAGCCAAGGGTGTGTTTTGATTCCCcggggaagcagaggaaggggtgaggagaggagggagatgtGGGAAGGCAGCGAtgggcaggagagctggggcagCATGGCTGGGCTGGTGCTCCAGGCACCACGATGCCTGCGCAGGCTGGCCCAgtcctcctccacctcccacAAAAAGggtccccagctcccaggggcCGGAGCATGTCTTcactgagcagagctgccccacGTCACGTCTGTGCCAGAGAGAGCTCCTCCAGACCTTCCTTCCCCAGCCGGTACCTGGCGAGGTCCTTGCGGGTGACCATGCCCACCACCTGCGGGGAAGGGGACAGGGGTGAAGAGCCTGGGGACGAGGGCAGCGTGTCCCCCACCCCCAGGAgcctgggctggctgcaggcagggagcagacaCTCACCTCGTTGCGATTGTCCACGACCACCAAGTGCCGCAGCCCCAGGGCTCGGAAAAGCTTGAACACCCGCGGCAGAGACGCCTCCTGCCAGGCAGAGGGGACCGGGTGGGCATCCCCGGCCAGAGCCATCACCCACCCATGCCCCCGGCGGTAACAGAGGGGGTGGTACCTGAGGCACGGTGTAGGGCGAGGGGTTCATGAACTCGCTGAGGTCAATCATGCACTCGCGCTCGTCCTGGGAGACGTGGATGGACTGGATGGGGGGGAAGCGGGGATACGCGTCCCGGAAATCCTTCAGCTTCAGCCGCCGCTGCACCAGGCTCAGGTTGGCTCTTTCCACAAAaacctggagaggagagaggccACGGGGGACTGTTCCACAGTGCTGAGGGGCAGAGCAAGGcactggggcagggagagggcaggagcatGGGACAGAGGGACCGGTCTGTTTCCTGTTCACCTGGGGGTCGTGAGGCTGATGCCGGGGTAATCCCAGCATGGCATGACAGCCCCCAAGTCTCCCCAGCTGAGCTGAGGGAGGTGACAGGGATaatctgccagctcctcctgagCAGGGCAGTCAGCACCGTGGGACAGGGGCTCTGACACAGCCCAGCCTGCCACCCACCTTGTGCTTCAGCAGGACGATGAGCTGGGAACGCAGGATCAGGCCCCGCAGCCCTGCCACCTGTGACACAACGACACATGtgagatggggctggggggcaagGGCCAGGGCCCCACACCACGGCAGacccccagctgcctccagcccaCCTGTGTGGCATCAGGGTTGCTCTCCACCACTGGGAAGCCGTTGTGGTTGGAGGAGGTGTCACTGAGGATGTCCACAACCGTGCCCACTCGCTCGATCCTCCGCAGGCAGGTGACAGGAGTGCTCATGACCTCCCTGGGGGCAGGCATGGAATCACAGAAcgggttgggaaagaccttaAACATCATTTATTTCCAACCCACTCACCACCAGCCCgggttgctccaaaccccatccaacctggccttaaacactgccagggatggggaagccacaactttcctgggtaacctgggccaggggctcagcaccctcacagcaaagaatttcttcttaggACCTCATATTGCTCTccactcttccagtttaaagccatccctccaggcccttgtccaaacACAGGGGCTTTCCTgacagggaaggggctgggcaGGTGGCACTGGGAATGAATCCCATCATCACCTCTATttccagctcagcccagcagtgTGGTCCCCAAGCTGCCACCCCAAAGCTGAGCTCCCCAGCCCCCTACCTGGCTGTGAGGGAGTGGGATGTCACCGGGGCCTCCCAGTGCAGGAAGGGCACACTCTGCAGCTGGATGTGCATGTCGTAGAGACCCTGCAACAACAGCCAAGCCTTCAGGGGAAGCCTGGGGAGATTTCCAAGGGgtgcagccaggcagcagctctcatCCCAGAGGGAGCACACGCTGGTCCTGGCTCCCCAAGCACCTTCAACCCCAACCCACAgcttcctgcctgctcccagtgAGCACGCCAGCCCTCACCTCCACAAAGTAGTCTCCCACAATCTTGGCTGTCATCAGCACCAGCATGATGGGAAAGCCATAGGTGACGTTGCCTGTTGCCTCCATCATGATGACCGTGAGACTCAGCGTCATCCGCACTATCCCACCTGGGAGGTTGGAGGGTTTAGGGGGGGGGCAGGGAAACATGGAGAGGGAAGGGATAGCAAAGCACCCAAGACCCCACCCTGACTCTCTGTCAGGGCAACCCAGGACTGCCCACCCTGGCAGGGGTGCCCTGGGACAGCCCAGCTCTTGCTGCTacctcctccagcactgcccatgCCTGGCAAGGCCAGTGGGAAGCTTGAGAGCCAGGCTGGGCTTCAACTGGGGAAGAAACTGGGCCAGGAAAACATGGACTGCATCTTCCCACCCCACCTTCTCCCcgagaggagcaggagggggaaCTCACccagctgtgcagcagctcCCATCAGGGCATACTTCCCGGGATCAGCCCAGATCTGAGCACAGGAGAGAAGGGgttgaggcagctgctgggttCATGGCATCCAGGGAGTGACCCTGACCCCTGAACCTCTCCTCCCATCTGAGAGTgcctgcacagccctgcagggttCCATCAGCACACGGGAAAGCCCAGACCCAGCTCAGGAAGACACCAAAGTGAAGAGccagcctgctccaggcttTTCCATATCCCTGTGCCAGGCTCCatgcctgctgcctgcccaggggCAAGAGAGGAGGACTGGGTGCTTtggctccctgcccagcacccctCCTCAGCAAGGACTCACCGAGGCATTGGTCAGGTAGGACAGGGAGATGCCAAAAAGCCTCCCCCAGGCAGCCCCGATCAGCAGGGAGGGAATGAAGACCCCTGCAGACACCGTGAGGCCATAGGTCCAGCAGGCCAAGAAGAAATACATCAGTGTGAACATGCCCAGAGTCATGGGGTTGTAGGAACCTGTGGTGCAGAGAGAGAGGAGCGTAAGTGCTGGTCCCACAGCCCAGAGGACACTGTGATGGGCTGTGGCCAccagaggacagcagcagccacccagcACACTCCCAGCAGTCAGGGCTCCTCTCACATCTTCcaccctggcagcaggagcctTTCAAACCACCCTTTTGGGATGTTTCTGTCACCTCAAGGCCCTGCCAGTCAGCCAGTGCCACCCCATGCCCTCCTGTTCCACCCACTGCAGCACAGACCCTTCCTCCATCTCACGTCCTGTGGTGAACCATCCCCTCCCAGCCTCCCACCAGGCAGTCTGATGAACTTCAAAGCCCCAAGGGACCACCAGCATGGGAGCACAGAGTGCTGGCGAGCTGGCAGAGGTCCTACTGCCAGCTTCAGGATCAGCAGAATAGGTTCTGGAAACCCcttcctgtgctgcagctcccacagctgctccagccagTGCCCAGCTGCCCCACAGCATGGGCTGTGCCATCAGTGAgaccctgctgtccccaggacTCAGCCTGCTGCTATTTTAGGATTGCTGAGCAGCTCAGTCTGGTTTAACCAAGTACTTTGCAACCCCTCCATCACAGAGAGGTCAATGGACCCAAGCCCTGagccagggaggaggcagcactgcagggacagccctgggacACAGCACAGCATCACCCTACTGCAGGTGACCAAGCTGCAGCCTCTGGGCTGAGGTGTAGAAATTCAGAGGTGTCTGCTCCCTGCACAGGGCACAAAACTCAGCAGGCAGAGGGCACAATATGCTGAGTCCAAGGGAAATGGAAGCTGGAACCTGAGAACCAGTTTGCATTtcccaagcaaaaccaaaccccaggaTCCACCTCTGCAACTTGCCCAGAAGTTAAAGTCATTCTGGGGCAAGAGGCCCTGTTAATTAAGAAAACAGGCAGGGCCATTTTCAGGATGGACTCCAGACTGGCAGTGAGGGCCAGGCAGGCTCCCACGCAGCTCGGAAGCACAGTTTGCACACATGGATGAACAAATCCAGGTCCTCATCCACAGGCTCCCAAGTTACCAGCCCTTTGGGCGAGCTCCTAGGTGCCAGCAGGCACAGCACCCACCCCCCCCTTCCACCACCAtgggaaaggaagaggcagagcacTTTGCTGCATCCCCCCGTGCCCTCAGGGGGTGACCAGCCCCTGCCCAGTCCCCCCACGAGTGGGCAGGAAGGGCTCAGCCACCTCCTGTGAGCCCAACCCTGTTCTGCTCACGGGGTGCACAGACCTGGGGGGTCATGGAAGAGGCTGACAACACTTTTCTCAGGTGTGTTGAAGAAGGCAGTGGCCATGGAGTTGTACTCTCCATcagcacagaaaagctgagggggaagaagagggagagtTAGAGGTGGCAGAAGTGAGCTGCCTGGCATGGGGAGGGCTCAGGGAGATGTgtgccaggcaggaggcagctctgggcagcaggCACACCAACACCACACCTGCAGAGGGCATTGACTCTAAAGTCCAGAGccacaaaacccagcagagcctcctctccctgctcagctcctgcctctgcccaggcTCAGGGtgcctcctctcccctgcagGCACCCTCCAGCATCTCCTACCTGCAGGGGATAAGCCACCGTGCTCCCCTGGATGGGCTGGCAGTCTCTGGAGCAGTAAATCATGACAAAGCCCACGGTGGCAGTcactgctgccaccagcatGGCCTCCACCACCTGGAGGCAGGGCCTGTGGATGTACCTGtgaagggagcagagggagggtgGCACCCAGGGGTGCAGGCAGGATCACCCCAGCCTGGGTGGGCACAGGGACAGGCTGGCTGCCTCCCCAGACCCTGCCAGGCTGTCCTGTGCTGGCAAAGCCATGGTGGGGGCCTGGGGCaggaacaaaagcagcaaaagcagctttgctccccccagctccagctgcatgGAGCAGGACACAGCTCCCAGGCTGTGTGATCTAGGGGGGATCTGGCAGAGGGCACAGTGCAGAGCCAAGCCAGGTGCCCTGGGAGTTTCTCAGTTTCAGGCCCCTCACCACTCTGCTGCCTCAGGTCACCCCATCCTGAGCCCACgaggctgctcctggggcttGGAAAGCTGGTGACAAGTCctggctgtgccaggctgggggGGGATGGCATCAGCAGCTCTCTCATTACTCCCTCCATTCTCTCATTACTCTCAGGACACCcaacaggcagctctgcagagtgcTGGCAATTCTTGGAGCCCTGGGGTCACTGAGGAAACATTCTCAGGGCCAGAGCAATGGTGGGAGGCTGCAGGTCATGGTGTCCAGTGCCAGCACCGAGAGCCATGGGGCAGCTTtgcctcccagctccctggggctgctgctgctcactctGTGTGTGAGGTtacagccctgccctggctggggacACTGCTCTGAGGGAGCACAGAGGGTGCCAGCCAAGCCACAGCCACCACCTCAGCCACCCACAACCCTTACCTGATCCGGAACATGGTTAACCAATAATTGAGGGCATTGAACAGGGCCCCCAGGATCCCACCTGCCAAGAGAGGAACAGCTCAGCATGCAAGGTCCTGCCCAGGACAAAGGAAGCTGTGAAGCTCAGGGAGATGTCACCAACTCATCCTGGGGACATGTGGATGCTGTCCCTGCAGAGGCAGCCAGGCCCTGGTGCCAAGAGGAGCCTGGCACAAGCAGCAGGGTGGCCAGGGGCTGGTGTcacagggctggcactgggcaAGTCCATGGGCACCAGGACAGCTTGTTT
The Calypte anna isolate BGI_N300 chromosome 14, bCalAnn1_v1.p, whole genome shotgun sequence DNA segment above includes these coding regions:
- the PERCC1 gene encoding protein LOC105371045 homolog isoform X1, with amino-acid sequence MHGRAAAPRVTPGPAVPLRADMAAGVIRALPELRMPSSFPHSLLLPARPEPDFPDLPEEEEEEEEEEEEEETLEESAGAELAVPSTPETTLQLLKFSELISCDIQRYFGRRGREEPSTSRTVPEDCGSPQRAQAQPEVPVPPGSPGARLGPLAELFEYGVHRCLPPRAAGGKTQRLERKYGHITPMHCRKLPPSFWREPGPGPSGLLHAGTPDFSDLLAHWTVEPGLELPGTGREPPPQPGRSGLEAEPFPGL
- the CLCN7 gene encoding H(+)/Cl(-) exchange transporter 7 isoform X2, translated to MANVAKKVSWSGRDRDDDDERAGETTPLLNGTGPGAASGPRQLTPSSLLRIGQLSNVDLNEDIPELETELPRQHPNEIPHNEKLLSLKYESLDYDNSENQLFLEEERRINHTPVAAGSGIPQIKCYLNGVKIPHVVRLKTLVIKVCGVILSVVGGLAVGKEGPMIHSGAVIAAGISQGRSTSLKRDFKIFEYFRRDTEKRDFVSAGAAAGVSAAFGAPVGGVLFSLEEGASFWNQFLTWRIFFASMISTFTLNSVLSVYHGNAWDLSSPGLINFGRFDNEKMGYTIQEIPIFIFMGVVGGILGALFNALNYWLTMFRIRYIHRPCLQVVEAMLVAAVTATVGFVMIYCSRDCQPIQGSTVAYPLQLFCADGEYNSMATAFFNTPEKSVVSLFHDPPGSYNPMTLGMFTLMYFFLACWTYGLTVSAGVFIPSLLIGAAWGRLFGISLSYLTNASIWADPGKYALMGAAAQLGGIVRMTLSLTVIMMEATGNVTYGFPIMLVLMTAKIVGDYFVEGLYDMHIQLQSVPFLHWEAPVTSHSLTAREVMSTPVTCLRRIERVGTVVDILSDTSSNHNGFPVVESNPDATQVAGLRGLILRSQLIVLLKHKVFVERANLSLVQRRLKLKDFRDAYPRFPPIQSIHVSQDERECMIDLSEFMNPSPYTVPQEASLPRVFKLFRALGLRHLVVVDNRNEVVGMVTRKDLARYRLGKEGLEELSLAQT
- the CLCN7 gene encoding H(+)/Cl(-) exchange transporter 7 isoform X1 produces the protein MANVAKKVSWSGRDRDDDDERAGETTPLLNGTGPGAASGPRQLTPSSLLRIGQLSNVDLNEDIPELETELPRQHPNEIPHNEKLLSLKYESLDYDNSENQLFLEEERRINHTAFRTVEIKRWVICAMIGILTGLVACFIDIVVENLAGLKYRVVKDNIDKFTEKGGLSFSLLLWATLNASVVMVGSLIVAFIEPVAAGSGIPQIKCYLNGVKIPHVVRLKTLVIKVCGVILSVVGGLAVGKEGPMIHSGAVIAAGISQGRSTSLKRDFKIFEYFRRDTEKRDFVSAGAAAGVSAAFGAPVGGVLFSLEEGASFWNQFLTWRIFFASMISTFTLNSVLSVYHGNAWDLSSPGLINFGRFDNEKMGYTIQEIPIFIFMGVVGGILGALFNALNYWLTMFRIRYIHRPCLQVVEAMLVAAVTATVGFVMIYCSRDCQPIQGSTVAYPLQLFCADGEYNSMATAFFNTPEKSVVSLFHDPPGSYNPMTLGMFTLMYFFLACWTYGLTVSAGVFIPSLLIGAAWGRLFGISLSYLTNASIWADPGKYALMGAAAQLGGIVRMTLSLTVIMMEATGNVTYGFPIMLVLMTAKIVGDYFVEGLYDMHIQLQSVPFLHWEAPVTSHSLTAREVMSTPVTCLRRIERVGTVVDILSDTSSNHNGFPVVESNPDATQVAGLRGLILRSQLIVLLKHKVFVERANLSLVQRRLKLKDFRDAYPRFPPIQSIHVSQDERECMIDLSEFMNPSPYTVPQEASLPRVFKLFRALGLRHLVVVDNRNEVVGMVTRKDLARYRLGKEGLEELSLAQT
- the PERCC1 gene encoding protein LOC105371045 homolog isoform X2, giving the protein MAAGVIRALPELRMPSSFPHSLLLPARPEPDFPDLPEEEEEEEEEEEEEETLEESAGAELAVPSTPETTLQLLKFSELISCDIQRYFGRRGREEPSTSRTVPEDCGSPQRAQAQPEVPVPPGSPGARLGPLAELFEYGVHRCLPPRAAGGKTQRLERKYGHITPMHCRKLPPSFWREPGPGPSGLLHAGTPDFSDLLAHWTVEPGLELPGTGREPPPQPGRSGLEAEPFPGL